Within the Bacteroidia bacterium genome, the region GACTTCTCATACTCAGCTAAACATTCCACTTTTGAAAAGCCTGCTTTTTGAAGCAATACTAGCTGTTCGCTGGGTTTTATGCGCCCTCCTTCATATTCAAAATCAGATTCCTCAGGTTTGATAAAATCACCATTTAGCAATACTCCTCCTTCAGCTAAACATCCATATGCATCCCTATAAACTTTCAATATGTTTTGAGCTTTAAAAAGATCATGCAGTGCCCAGGTAGATACAATTGCGGCAGGCCTGTTGCTGAGTTTTTTGGGCCAATTTTCTTTGACAAGATCCACCTGACAAAAGGCTATTCTTTCTGAATATTTCCGCGTCCTTTTTTGAGCAATGTCCAGCATAGCCTGAGAAAAATCAAGGCCTACATAGCGCATTTCTGTAAGCTGCTCCAAAAGAAAAACAGCCAAATAGCCGGGACCTATTCCTAGCTCTAGGATAGGATTTTCATTGGAGATCAAAGGAGCTATCTGTTCTTGAATATCCTGAAAAAGGCGAGTCCTGTCCGGATTAGGAGTAAATCTGTCTGCCCAGGCCTGGGAAAATTCAGGATCGTGAAAATCGTGTAAGGCTTCTATTTTCATGTGGAGAGGCTTAGGTTAAGTGATGATAGAAGAACTATAGCTTGCCGATAAATTCTTCCTCAAAGGTTTCCACGAAATTGCTAATATATTTTTTCTGTAGGGCTGCTTTTTTTATGATCAAATAATGGGTTCGTTTGAGTCCATGCAGCCCAATTCGTTTGAAAGTAAGTTCTTCTTGTAGCTTAAAGCAATTCAATTGCCATTTAGGAGCGCATAGCACGCCAATATTTGCAGCTGCCATAGCCAATGAAATTTCTGTAAAGGGAATGGCTGATATTTTTTTGGGATGTATGCTTTGATGGCGCAAGGCATGTTCATAGACAGCAACTCCTTCCAAAGGAAAAGAATTGATGATGAGATGACAGTCTGCAAACTTGCCAGGAGCTACATAGTCCTCTTCATTGAAAAAATGCTCTTTATTAACTACCCCAAAAATCTCATCCCGAAAAACCTCCAGGCATAGCAAGTCTTCTGCTTCTGGTTTAAAGGTTGCCAAACAAAGGTCGATTTGATTGGCTTGTACTTTTGAGATCATTTCATTTCGCGGACCTGTATCTAATTCGATCTCTATTTCCGGATAGAGGATGCCCATTTTCTGAATAAAGCCTGGGAGTTGTTGAAAAAATGACTGGCATTCTACCGATATTTTTATCTGCCCTTTTGAGCCTTCTTTAATCTGTTTGATTTTACTGAAGCCCTTTTCAATGGAATCAAATAACTGATTCGCCAAAGCATAGATTTCCTCTCCTTCTTGTGTCAGCTTCCACTGATTTCGTTTTCGCTGAAAAACTTTAAAACCCAGGCGTTCTTCTACTTCTCTCAATTGATGACTTAAAGCCGACTGAGTCAGAAACAAGCGCTCTGATGAATTCGCGATACTTCCCTCTTCAGCTATGGTTTTGATTAGCCTGAAATATTTAAGTTCCATGGAAGTGAAATTACGATTTATTGCTGATCTCCAGGATGAATCCAATGCCGGGCGGAGCTTTAGAGATGATATTGAAAATAGTTTATTCAGCCTTCAAGCTGAGCATCCTCTCCTCCTGAAATTCAGTTTTCGTTTTAATTGAACTTCAGCAATTGCTGTTATGTCTGGGAAAGTTTGCCGACAATGCGTTTGATGGTGTTCCAGTTTCGAGTGGTAATATCCTTGCCGTAAAATTTCTCCAGAGCTTCCATGGCTTTTGGAGTACCTGATACAGCGAGATCGAGAACACTGAGAATATTTTTTTCTCTTTTTGCCAGAATTCGAAAAGAAGTATCAGGACTGGACCAGGGAATAGCTGGCTCCAGTTCTTTGTTTTCTTTTAATAAAGAGATATACAATCGAATTCCTTTATGTACTTCAATAGCTGAGAAAGGCTCTTCCGAAAAAAGGCTTAATATAAAAGATGCCCTGCGAAGGATACAGGGAATCGGAAAAGCAAAGTGTTTTTCAAGATGCTCAGAAATTCTCCCTTCAAGCTCTTCCAGATTCGTAGCTTCCGTTTCGAAAATGATATTGCCTGTATTGAGGATTGTCTGAATATTGGCAAATCCCAGTTCTTTAAGGCAATCGCGTAATTCCTGCATGGGAACTTTATGATGTCCCCCAACATTTATTCCTCTCAAAAAAGCCAAATAGGTTTCTTTCATCTTTCCTTTATCTTGAGTCTCTGCCTACGGATGGAACACAAGGATGTTTTTGATGTACTTTAGTCGCAAACTATCTGAATGGTATCCATACTACTTAAAAAAAAATGGAATTTCGATCTGAAAGTCAGAATGAGTTGATCCTAGTCTTGGAAAACGGGGCTAAAACTTGACTTCGTTTTGATCTCGGCCATAAGATTCTGGAGGTATGCAGCTTTACGATTAAACAGAAAATTTCCCATGGAAATACGACTTACTCCCCATGATTTTAGTTCGGAAAAATCCGCCAGCTCCGGCATGCACATTACATTTACAGGTAGAGAAGTCGCTGCAATAAGTGATTTTATATCTTCTTCTTTGCTTATGCAAGGAACAAATAATCCGTCTGCTCCAGCTGCTGCATAGATTTTAGCTCTATGTATGCTTTCCTCCAAAGGCTCAGGATGCCCTAGCAGAAAAGGATCGGTTCTTATGTTTAGGAAAGTATTAATTCTATTCTCTTCCAAGACTACCGAAAGTGCTCTGAGCATAGCGGCAAAATCTTCTGCTTTAACTAGCTGCCTGTTTTCCTTCCATAGACTATCTTCCAAATTTAGCCCCACTACCCCTAATCGGTCCAAGCTGCTTATATATTCTGCGATTTTAAGGGGATCTCGACTGTATCCGGCTTCTAAATCTACAGAAAGCGGAAGCTTTACATGGCTAATGATCCTTTCCACTATATATAAGACTTCTTCAAAGCTGATCTCTTCTCCATCCCTATATCCGAGCATACTGGCAATGGCTCCACTAGAAGTAGCTATGGCTTGAAATCCTGCTACTTCTGCAGCCTTTGCACTGCTGACATCCCATACATTGCAGATAATAAGGGGCGCTTCATTTTTGTGTAACTCTTTGAAATTCATATCTTTTTTTTGATACAAATCTCTAGCCCCAATTTTTGATCAGCAACCGATTTTTGGACGAGTATTTTTTGTAGATATTATTCTCTTGGCATGTTGGACATCCTCTTCAATCCATAGGCATAGACATAAAACATAAATCCCAGGATAATGCCCATACACAAAGCCGAAGGCAGGTATTGGCTATGAGGCTGATAGGCCTCCAAAACTGTTCCTGCAAATGCAGAAAGCAAAGCCGAGAATGCACTCATCATTTTATAGATATGCTCATAAAGCCAAATTCGATGTCTCTTATATGCTTCTTTAGGAATGAAGTAGCGGAGAAAGTCATAAAGTAGCACAAAGAGTAGAGCTCCAACTGTACTATAAATAACAATGGGAGACCATATCATCCCTATTGATTGGAAATAGTAAAGGAAATAGGCCAATACAATCAAGCTGATTATGGAAAGAGCGATATCTGTTTTGTTTACTTCATTGTTTTTCGATTTTAAAACCCGATATCCGGAAAGCGAAACGTATCCACTCAAAACCGTAATTACCAATAAGAAGGTGTTTCGCTCGAAAACAAATACCCCAATCAATCCCGTGAGGATGACAAAGGCAATTAGTCTTAGGAAATAACGTCCAACTAAATTGTGCTGTTTAGATCCTTTGATGGTCAACAAAGCTATCAGCCCCAGAATCAGAGCTATGGTCCCTGAGGCAAGGTGAATGAAGATATTGGCTTTGTGTAGTAGTTCCATGTCTGAGGGTGAATATAAATAAGAGACCTTAGCAGGAAGGATTTGTTGCATGTTTAGGGCAATGCATGTTTCTCCATAAGCAGTTTTTTATGTAATAAAGTAGGTTTCTCAGCTAGATCATCATGACTCCTCCATTGATATGAATACACTGTCCTTGAATATGGCTGGAACCATTACTGATTAGAAATAGAAGCAGATCAGCTATTTCCTCCTACTAAAACTATGTGCGTATTTTCAGATTGGTAGCTTTACTGTAACACGTCTGCAATTATATTCTAAAGGGTGGGTCAGGGAAAGAGGGTATAATGTCCATGAATGCATAACCATTTCCCATCCTCTTTGACAAAGATTCTGCTTGATTTACCACCAGAGGAAAATTTCTCTCCCTGACTGATCCCCTGATCTTTCCAATAGTAGGTGATCCAGGCTACAGTTCCTTTAACTACTACCCGGGGTTCCAGCATTTCAGTGTGGATGTTGGATGCATTTTCAAGCCATCCTCTTACTCCTTCTACTTCTTTTTCCTTACCAATATTTAAGGAAGAATCCATTTCCCCGAATTGCGTAAAATCCGGATGAATAAATTCCGCGTACTTCTCGACTTCCTCATATTCGATAGCTTCCCACATCTTTATAAGCGTCTCCTTAATGGCTTCCTCTTCAGCCAGCAGACTTTCCCTGCTTTCCACTTTAAGAGAAGATGGGGAATTTGTACAGGCAAATGCTGACAGGAACAGCATAAGGAAGATGAATAGCTTAATAATATTCATAAGTGTAATTATTTATCAGGATTTCTTTGAAATTAGTCCTCAGCAAGCAAAAATCTCAGGTCCCAGCTTTTGTCATTATGACCGGCATCTATTCCTCCTCCTATCATTTCAGCTACACTTCTGGGGGAACTTCCATGAAAATTTGCAGTATCCCATGATGCTCCCTTATCCCTCAAGCTTCTGATCATTTCCAGCGCTCCGGGATTCGCTCTATAGCCCATGACAGCTTTGAAAAGAGGGGTGTTCCCATTTTTATCCTGGAGATCTACCTTTGCTCCTCTTTCAAGAAGATGCCTGGCGATTTCAAAATTTTTAGTCGCGATGGCTTTATGGAGAGCCGTCTCCCCATTAGCTCTTCTATTCATTTTATGATTTATATCGAGGCCACAACTCAGCAGAAAATCAATCATTTCGTCTGAGCGATAATTTTGGGTATATCCATAGGTCGAATAAGAAATCAGGAGATTAGCATCAGTAGAGAGATCATGGATCGAAAAATCCAGACCCTTAGATTTGGCAGTCTTGAGTTCGGCAAGGCTAGCATCATGCAAGAGTTTCAGGAGTTGGGAGTATTCCATTGGATTCGTTTAATTGAAAATTTATCAATTTTCGCTGTATGCCGTTCATGATTGATAAATGTTTTTGCGAAGCTAAAATTAGCGGAAAGTCTCAGGGAAATCAGGCCAAACATTCCTTATTTCAGAGCAATCTCACTCAAGGGAGAGTCATTGAGACCAAAACTATCTTCGATATCTTTTTCAATTTCGGAAATTAAGGAGGAATCTATTTTTGTCTGCTGATCGTCTGACTGGCAAGAAATGAACAATAACCCATGCCAAGTAATATACTGAGCAATAAGGGAATAGGAGAAGCTTTCATAGGGAAGTATTTAGGAGTGTCTTTTATCAAGTTACAGAAGCTCCTTGAGTTTTCTAAACCAGATCTACCCCTATGAGGGGCTGGCTTGAATTATGAGAATTACCTGGATTTTGGAAAGTGTTTTGCCAGGAGTTCATCCAGCTTTTCGTAAACAGGTATGTGATATCTTTCACATACAATATCTACATTCCCCTTTCTCCAAAATCCAGTTGGGCAGCAGAGCAATACTTTCCCACTAGCAGCAAATAAGCCTAACTCTAAAAGTGAAATGGGAGCTTTGGTATCTGGACTTACATACCAAATGATCTTATCTGCTCTTTCCAGCCCCTTCAGTTCCCAGTTGACTTGCTGATAGAAATTTGGGTTCTCAAATGCTTGTACCCATGAGGAATCCCAATCGTCCCTTCGGGGATTTAAGAGGGTATATGTTGCTAGATCTTTGAAATAGTTTTCTACCCTGCTCTGCCAGTCTTCTGCCAGCCCCATTTCTATTGATCCTGCCAGGAAGATCAGTTTCTCAGTCCTGAAATTTTTGGAAATGCTTTCAGGTGCTTTGATTACGTGCATGCTCGAAGAGATAAATTCAAATAAAATATTTGCGTAAATATAACACAAATTATTCAATCTCTAATCTCACCCAAAACAAAAGAGTTCACAACAGCTGCTATGAGCTCATTCAGATCAAGCTCTGATAAAGCTTATCGGAAGATATAGGATAGCGTAGAGCTGCCCCAGTGATTTTTTACTTGAGAACTTTGCGGAGTATCATTTTTAGCCACATTCATCAGCCCATAATTGATGATACCGCCCAACTGCAATCGATTGGATACATCGAGACTGATCTCCAAAGGAATTCCCCAGTCTGAACCTGTAAAATCCTTTCGACTAAGCCCGATTCTGTATTCCCAGTACAATCCCCCAATTAGGCCCATCCGCTTTTCAGCCTCATATCCTTCTATGCTGGATATCCCCCCACCGATTTGAATGCCGAAAATATTCTTTTTGCCTTCTTCCTGCGCCAGCACACCAGAATTCATCATACACAATGTAAATACCGATAGGAAAAGCTTCACAAATATTTGGAGATTTCTTTTGCAAAGAATTATGCAGGATTCTTAACAAGAATGAGAGTTGATGGGAGAGAAGAATGGATTGAATAGGACCATATATGGTTAATATCTGGCTAGTGCCATCTGTACCTATTCATTATTTTCCCTATTCGTTCATTATCCAAGTAAAAACTATGCTCTGGAACCTCCTGTCCTTACTGCTGATCCTGATCCTCCTGGTCTATTCGGTATCAAAATGGAAACTACATCCCTTTATAGCCCTTATTCTGGCTGCGATTGCTCTGGGCTTTTCACTGGGAATGGGAGGAAAACAAAGCCTGGAAGTCTTACTGGAAGGATTCGGAAACACGATGAAATGGATTGCCATAGTCGTGATTTTGGGAGCCTTTATCGGCGAGGTCTTGAGCGAGACCGGAGCCGCCCAAAGAATTTCAAAAGCGGTCGTAAAAAGAACCGGAGAAAAGAAGCTTCCCTGGGCAATGGGAATAACCGGATATTTGGTATCTATTCCTGTTTTTGTAGATGTAGCCTATATCATTTTACAACCTATCACAGAAGCTTTATCAGTAAAAAGTAAAAGGCCTGTTTTGGTTTTAGGTCTTGCGCTGACAGCTGGACTTACCGTTTCTCATACCTTGATCCCCCCTACTCCGGGTCCCTTAGTGGTTGCCTCTTTATTAAAGGTGGATTTGGGGAAAATGCTACTTATCAATTTGGGAGTTGGAGGCCTAGCTATGGCAGCAGGAATTCTCTGGGCTTCAAAAGCCTGTAAAAATCAATGGCTGGAATATGATCAAAAGCTCCTGGCTCAAAAAAAAGAAATTGATACAGAGACTGAGCATGCCAATATTCCGGTAATTATGGATCTATTACCCATCCTGGTGCCAATCCTCTTGATGGCTGCAGGTGGATTTCTGGAATTGGAAGAAGGCTCATACTCTCAGGAAATACTTGCTTTCATCAGTACTCCTATTATAGCAGTACTTATTGGGGCTTTTATTGCTTTCTTGCAATTCAACAGGACTTCTGGAAAAGCCGAATTCAATAGATTGGTAGAACAAGCCATTGTAAAGTCAGCATTGGTAATTATGATCACTGCTGCTGGAGGAGCTTTTGGCAATATCATAAGAGAAAGTGGAATGGACGCCTCGCTTTCTGACTTCTTTATTTCCTATCCTGCTTTGGGTATAATGTTACCCTTTTTACTTGCAGCAGTCCTTACAACGGCTACCGGCTCGATAACTGTTTCCCTGATCGGAACTGCCTCAATTTTGGGGCCTATGGCCTCAGAGATGAGTTATTCTCCAGAGATTATGGCTGCCCTGATTGGCTGTGGATCCTTTTGCGTTTTTCATGCCAATTCGAGTTTTTTCTGGCTGCTCAATCGTCTGCATGATGTTCCGGTTCACATCCTCTATAAAACCTATACACCTCAATCTGCAGTAATGGGTTTTTCAGGTTTAATGCTTGTCCTCTGCCTCCATTTTTTGGGTCTCGCCTAGATTTTTTTTCGATATCCATATGCGTCCCAAAAGAATCTATGATTCCCCAGATTGTATTGGCCCCCTGTCATGCTGTTGATTTTTTCAAGAACAAACTTCAAATGTAAAGATCCCTTACAAAATTCCGGGTTTGAAGAGAAGACTGGTACATTTTTATCCCTTCTAAATCCTTTATTATGCAATCTCATTATTTTCTTATCCATACAAAATTCTATATATTAAGTTGACTACTACTACACTTGCCAGGTAAAGGAAGTGTTCATTATTATGAAACTTCAATACAAATCCACCGAGAAGGACATCCGCTCCTCAATTTATGTTAAAAGGGTATTCCAGCCATATCTGGGAGGGAATTGGCATTTCCATAAGGAATTTGAACTCATATATTTCCTCGAAGGCCAAGGCCATAGAATCGTTGGTGACCATATCTCTCATTTTCAAAAAGGTGAATTAGTCCTCGTAGGCGAATGGCTCCCTCATTTATGGAGGAATGACGCAAATTTTGATGGAAAAGCGGATTTTATTGTGGTAAAATTTGCCAAAGAATTTTTAGGGGTAAATCTCTTTTCACTTCCCGAACTTAGCGAGATTCGAGTATTGTTGCAGAAGTCTTTCCGGGGAATTCTTTTTTCCAAAAAAACCCAAATGGAAATAGGCAAACTTTTGCTGCAATTAAGTGAGAGTAAGTCTGTTGATTTGCTGATCAACTTCCTCAAAGTCCTGAACATCCTATCCAGAGATGAGGATTATCAGCTCCTTTCTAGTCCTCATTTTGTGCTTCCTTCTTCGGGTTCCAGGGAAAATCGACTACAAAAAGTTATTACCTATATTTCAAATAATTATTCCCGGAATATAAATCTGGAAGAGATTTCAGGTATTGCCCATATGACCCCTCCTGCTTTCTGTCGATTTTTCAAGAACAGTACCCATAAAACTTTTTCCCATTTCCTAAATGAGGTTCGTATAAGTAAGGCTTGTCAGCTCCTCATCAATGGCGAGATTTCCATTAAAGAAATCTGTTATGAAGTCGGCTTTAATTCACTCACCAATTTCAACCGGACATTTCGTAGCATAAAGGGAGAAACTCCTAGTAGTTACAGAGCAGCCTATAGTCTTTTTCGACATTCCCTTTCCCCGGTATAAGTAAAAAAGTATATCCTCTGTATTACATATATTTTCCCATATATGTTAAAATACGTTTAGCCTCTGTTAATAGCTGCATACCTTCTTCTTTCATCCTTTCCTAATTTATGCAATACAGATTGGGGAATAATTGTGTGATTGATTTGCCTATGCTAAAAGGCAAGGTAATGCCACTCGCATCTATTCCCATCTAATTGACATCATGGACTATCTACTAATTATTTTTTTATGAAACTGACTACTACTATTCACTACTTTTTTCGATGTAGTCTTCTTGTTTTCAGTCTGATTTGCTTTACAATTTCCAGCGTATCAGCAGAAGTACATCCAAAAAACGATCTCGATAATGAGTTCGCCCAAATCAGCGGAACTGTCCTGGATGAAGATGGTGAAGCTCTCATAGGTGCTAGTGTTCGTGCAAAAGGGACCACAGCGGGAGCACTCACAGATGAGCAAGGGAGATTTAGCTTTGATGTTCCAGATGGGGTTACTACCCTTATCATTTCTTACATCGGTTATAAAACCCTGGAAGTAAATATTGAAGGCAAAACAAGTGTTACCATTGATATGGTTGCTACGGCAAGCACACTGGAACAAGTAGTTGTTACCGGATATACTACGCAAAAGAAAGCTAACCTGACGGGTGCTGTTACAGCGGTAAATGCAGATGCTATCGAGAACCGCCCGATTACAAGTGCGGCTGTGGCTATGCAAGGTGCCGCACCCGGCGTATTTATCAACCAAAATTCGGGACAGCCGGGACGTGATAATGTCCTGATTCGGATTCGAGGAGTCGGTACCCTGAATAATGCTAACCCTTTGATTCTGGTGGATGGGATTGAAGCCCCAATTAGTAATCTAAATCCAGATGATATAGAAAGCATCACGA harbors:
- a CDS encoding isocitrate lyase/phosphoenolpyruvate mutase family protein, coding for MNFKELHKNEAPLIICNVWDVSSAKAAEVAGFQAIATSSGAIASMLGYRDGEEISFEEVLYIVERIISHVKLPLSVDLEAGYSRDPLKIAEYISSLDRLGVVGLNLEDSLWKENRQLVKAEDFAAMLRALSVVLEENRINTFLNIRTDPFLLGHPEPLEESIHRAKIYAAAGADGLFVPCISKEEDIKSLIAATSLPVNVMCMPELADFSELKSWGVSRISMGNFLFNRKAAYLQNLMAEIKTKSSFSPVFQD
- a CDS encoding AraC family transcriptional regulator, with translation MKLQYKSTEKDIRSSIYVKRVFQPYLGGNWHFHKEFELIYFLEGQGHRIVGDHISHFQKGELVLVGEWLPHLWRNDANFDGKADFIVVKFAKEFLGVNLFSLPELSEIRVLLQKSFRGILFSKKTQMEIGKLLLQLSESKSVDLLINFLKVLNILSRDEDYQLLSSPHFVLPSSGSRENRLQKVITYISNNYSRNINLEEISGIAHMTPPAFCRFFKNSTHKTFSHFLNEVRISKACQLLINGEISIKEICYEVGFNSLTNFNRTFRSIKGETPSSYRAAYSLFRHSLSPV
- a CDS encoding GntP family permease, giving the protein MLWNLLSLLLILILLVYSVSKWKLHPFIALILAAIALGFSLGMGGKQSLEVLLEGFGNTMKWIAIVVILGAFIGEVLSETGAAQRISKAVVKRTGEKKLPWAMGITGYLVSIPVFVDVAYIILQPITEALSVKSKRPVLVLGLALTAGLTVSHTLIPPTPGPLVVASLLKVDLGKMLLINLGVGGLAMAAGILWASKACKNQWLEYDQKLLAQKKEIDTETEHANIPVIMDLLPILVPILLMAAGGFLELEEGSYSQEILAFISTPIIAVLIGAFIAFLQFNRTSGKAEFNRLVEQAIVKSALVIMITAAGGAFGNIIRESGMDASLSDFFISYPALGIMLPFLLAAVLTTATGSITVSLIGTASILGPMASEMSYSPEIMAALIGCGSFCVFHANSSFFWLLNRLHDVPVHILYKTYTPQSAVMGFSGLMLVLCLHFLGLA
- a CDS encoding nuclear transport factor 2 family protein translates to MNIIKLFIFLMLFLSAFACTNSPSSLKVESRESLLAEEEAIKETLIKMWEAIEYEEVEKYAEFIHPDFTQFGEMDSSLNIGKEKEVEGVRGWLENASNIHTEMLEPRVVVKGTVAWITYYWKDQGISQGEKFSSGGKSSRIFVKEDGKWLCIHGHYTLFP
- a CDS encoding class I SAM-dependent methyltransferase, whose amino-acid sequence is MKIEALHDFHDPEFSQAWADRFTPNPDRTRLFQDIQEQIAPLISNENPILELGIGPGYLAVFLLEQLTEMRYVGLDFSQAMLDIAQKRTRKYSERIAFCQVDLVKENWPKKLSNRPAAIVSTWALHDLFKAQNILKVYRDAYGCLAEGGVLLNGDFIKPEESDFEYEGGRIKPSEQLVLLQKAGFSKVECLAEYEKSVDNPTTANNYALFKAVK
- a CDS encoding ankyrin repeat domain-containing protein is translated as MEYSQLLKLLHDASLAELKTAKSKGLDFSIHDLSTDANLLISYSTYGYTQNYRSDEMIDFLLSCGLDINHKMNRRANGETALHKAIATKNFEIARHLLERGAKVDLQDKNGNTPLFKAVMGYRANPGALEMIRSLRDKGASWDTANFHGSSPRSVAEMIGGGIDAGHNDKSWDLRFLLAED
- a CDS encoding nucleoside 2-deoxyribosyltransferase domain-containing protein, translated to MHVIKAPESISKNFRTEKLIFLAGSIEMGLAEDWQSRVENYFKDLATYTLLNPRRDDWDSSWVQAFENPNFYQQVNWELKGLERADKIIWYVSPDTKAPISLLELGLFAASGKVLLCCPTGFWRKGNVDIVCERYHIPVYEKLDELLAKHFPKSR
- a CDS encoding DUF1697 domain-containing protein — its product is MKETYLAFLRGINVGGHHKVPMQELRDCLKELGFANIQTILNTGNIIFETEATNLEELEGRISEHLEKHFAFPIPCILRRASFILSLFSEEPFSAIEVHKGIRLYISLLKENKELEPAIPWSSPDTSFRILAKREKNILSVLDLAVSGTPKAMEALEKFYGKDITTRNWNTIKRIVGKLSQT
- a CDS encoding LysR family transcriptional regulator, which encodes MELKYFRLIKTIAEEGSIANSSERLFLTQSALSHQLREVEERLGFKVFQRKRNQWKLTQEGEEIYALANQLFDSIEKGFSKIKQIKEGSKGQIKISVECQSFFQQLPGFIQKMGILYPEIEIELDTGPRNEMISKVQANQIDLCLATFKPEAEDLLCLEVFRDEIFGVVNKEHFFNEEDYVAPGKFADCHLIINSFPLEGVAVYEHALRHQSIHPKKISAIPFTEISLAMAAANIGVLCAPKWQLNCFKLQEELTFKRIGLHGLKRTHYLIIKKAALQKKYISNFVETFEEEFIGKL